Proteins co-encoded in one Garra rufa chromosome 7, GarRuf1.0, whole genome shotgun sequence genomic window:
- the LOC141338295 gene encoding uncharacterized protein yields the protein MWKFSDKDTIIAEINRATNQTTLYEGPDGRFRDRLQLNKQTGDLTIRNISRAHSDVYTIQITSGKKSPCKRFMVIAHEKTESATEGDSVTLHNDIKIQDDDLILWMFGPEDSLIARGELNKASFCTYDGSEGKFRNKLNLDHQTGSLTITNSTTEHTGVYKLLIISSRETKYKKFKVTIRGSETDLDSGLEQEEIPLMQISNS from the exons ATGTGGAAGTTTAGTGATAAAGACACTATCATAGCTGAAATCAACCGAGCCACAAATCAGACCACATTATATGAAGGtcctgatgggagattcagagaccGACTGCAGTTAAACAAGCAAACTGGAGATCTGACCATCAGGAACATCAGCAGAGCACATTCAGATGTCTATACAATTCAAATCACCAGCGGGAAAAAGAGCCCATGCAAGAGATTCATGGTTATTGCACATG AAAAGACTGAGTCTGCAACAGAGGGAGATTCGGTCACGCTACACAATGATATTAAAATACAAGATGATGATCTGATACTTTGGATGTTTGGACCTGAAGACAGTCTCATCGCTAGAGGTGAACTAAATAAAGCAAGTTTCTGTACATACGATGGCTCTGAAgggaaattcaggaacaaattgAACTTGGATCATCAGAccggatctctgaccatcacaaacagcACAACTGAACACACTGGAGTTTATAAACTACTGATCATCAGCAGCCGAGAAACCAAATACAAGAAATTCAAAGTTACAATCCGTG GGAGTGAAACCGATTTAGACAGTGGGCTTGAGCAGGAGGAGATCCCCTTAATGCAAATATCAAACTCATAA
- the LOC141337946 gene encoding uncharacterized protein translates to MTALVLTVTRFGFAVETQRRRDDGVFGETKKVSVKEGDSLTLHTDVTEMHRIFLLMWMYGSQNTIVAKIDGKTQTVSLYDVDDGRFGDRLQLDNKTGSLIISDIRTKHSGDYHLKIISNETFIKTFSVTVHDVIFAGLENKKEGDSVTLQTGVTDSQKHDLIQWTFGHTNPDSLIAEMNMKIHEVTFSSDEIYRERLHLENQTGSLTIRDIRTADAGVYQLQISNSKETLYKRFSIFVVVPDPGLSAGYIVLICLCVLLLVAAALGGTCYMLKYSKKQKDKKTLSVTEGNSVTLKTGAAEIQRDSEVLWMFGPQEMVIAQIHRNASNISYTDDERFRDRLQLDHQTGELTISDIRIPVSGDYQLKIISSKATKMKRFKVIVRVDTLKFTEGESARLQTGLTEIQKDDVILWKFEPKKAIIAKTDGQTNESSVYSVDDDGFRDRLELDKQTGDLTITNTKSTDSGVYELQIKSSNKVSYKKFNVLVCEHAEIYSWRFCHSTNWH, encoded by the exons ATGACAGCACTGGTTTTGACCGTCACTCGTTTTGGGTTCGCGGTTGAGACACAACGAAGACGCGACG ATG GAGTGTTTGGCGAGACGAAAAAGGTGTCAGTGAAGGAGGGGGATTCTCTCACTCTACACACTGATGTCACTGAAATGCACCGGATATTTTTGTTGATGTGGATGTATGGATCTCAAAACACTATTGTTGCTAAAATCGATGGGAAAACTCAGACAGTGTCGTTATACGATGTTGATGATGGGAGGTTTGGAGACAGACTGCAGCTGGACAATAAGACTGGATCTCTTATCATAAGCGACATCAGAACCAAACACTCTGGAGATTATCATCTAAAGATCATCAGCAACGAGACCTTCATCAAGACATTCAGTGTTACCGTCCATG ATGTGATTTTTGCGGGGTTAGAAAACAAGAAGGAAGGAGATTCTGTTACTCTACAGACTGGTGTTACCGATTCACAGAAACATGATCTAATACAGTGGACATTTGGACATACGAATCCAGACAGCCTTATAGCTGAAATGAACATGAAGATTCATGAGGTCACATTCAGTTCAGATGAAATATACAGAGAGAGGCTACATCTCGAAAATCAGACGGGATCTCTTACCATCAGAGACATCAGAACCGCAGACGCTGGAGTTTATCAACTACAGATCTCCAATAGTAAAGAAACGCTATACAAGAGATTCAGCATTTTTGTTG TGGTTCCAGATCCAGGCCTGTCTGCTGGTTATATTGTGCTGATTTGTCTTTGTGTCCTGCTGTTAGTGGCTGCAGCTCTGGGAGGGACGTGCTACATGTTAAAATACTCTAAAAAACAGAAAG ATAAGAAGACATTGTCAGTGACGGAGGGAAATTCTGTCACGCTAAAAACTGGTGCAGCCGAAATCCAAAGAGACAGTGAAGTGCTCTGGATGTTTGGACCTCAAGAAATGGTCATTGCTCAAATCCACAGAAATGCTAGCAACATCTCATACACCGATGAtgagagattcagagacagactgcaGCTGGACCATCAGACTGGAGAACTGACCATTAGTGACATCAGGATCCCAGTCTCTGGAGATTATCAGTTAAAGATCATCAGCAGCAAAGCGACAAAAATGAAGAGATTCAAAGTTATTGTACGAG TGGACACGCTGAAATTCACAGAAGGAGAATCCGCCCGTCTGCAGACAGGTCTTACTGAAATACAGAAAGATGATGTGATACTGTGGAAGTTTGAGCCTAAAAAAGCCATTATAGCCAAAACCGATGGACAGACCAATGAGAGCAGTGTCTACAGTGTTGATGATGATGGATTCAGAGACCGACTGGAGCTGGACAAACAAACTGGAGATctcaccatcacaaacaccaaAAGCACAGACTCTGGAGTTTACGAACTGCAGATCAAGAGCAGCAATAAAGTCTCATACAAGAAATTCAACGTTCTTGTTTG TGAACACGCTGAAATATACAGTTGGAGATTCTGTCATTCTACAAACTGGCATTAG